One stretch of Nicotiana tabacum cultivar K326 chromosome 18, ASM71507v2, whole genome shotgun sequence DNA includes these proteins:
- the LOC107819772 gene encoding uncharacterized protein LOC107819772 isoform X1, with protein sequence MSDQGERTCPLCAEEMDLTDQQLKPCKCGYQICVWCWHHIMEMAEKDETEGRCPACRSPYNKEKIVGMAANCEKIAGMEKKSTSRKGKSKTADLRKQLTSVRVIQRNLVYIVGLPLSLADEDLLQRKEYFAQYGKVQKVSMSRTAAGAIQQFANNTCSVYITYSNEEEAVRCIQSVHGFVLDGRPLRACFGTTKYCHAWLRSVPCTNPDCLYLHEIGSQEDSFTKDEVISAYTRSRVQQITGAINSMQRRSGSVLPSPADDYCNNSSASAGQPISKTAANNSATNARVSPPNSSSGRSAALPAGALWGTRASNNQLPPATAPSSNGLPPASAPSSNGPLKQKAETCSPLTFSTAVANTSQVLSLPTESGKKFIHSKESGTSQEKGKTEMLEPVKQSAGADDGTYSSEESTIAVRTASSFLNNQLHITPALEDQGKQITPSRATNAFDLPLMSNGPGLSEDSCDARDVEINIECSDLSSFSIDRQQKSHYEKSREPSPPHMNGKSMTSADEVCNSRETSNLRLETQAQGRLDTTPEMEDDLLSFNAQRHRDPEVIVEKSYSSSPSISLHSSVQLKGYSPHLANGVGPIKANMQSFDERTDSVLQPSSIGELPNGYPENAFNIVGNLGNYPLSNDGKGMNMDRFEAEAEAASVDHSTTVDRGENSIISNILSMDFDPWNESLTSQNLAKLLGETDNQQGSLRVSNSRKLQSSNQSRFSFAREEEPMNPLTHPQPSLSYTERSYSHHPLGQDFPNSRSYQLDGFGTQNGFSLFNNEERNGFTNNYSQLSSNKLSVSRSQMTAPPGFAAPNRAPPPGFISHDKMEQNYGSLSGNHILDTTSLLRNEYQAPPIGNVNNGDIEFMDPAILAVGKGRVPNGLSVSSIDMSSSFPPQLSAFENEARLQLLMQRSLSLHQNQRFSDMGDNFTPFNDAYGISSRVVEQTLANNLSPFSQLNVTQSRNSVMSNGQWDGWNGAQSANDLGMAELLRSERLGYNKFFNGYEESKFRMPNSGELYNRTFGI encoded by the exons ATGAGTGACCAAGGAGAAAGAACCTGTCCTTTGTGTGCCGAGGAGATGGATTTGACAGATCAGCAGTTGAAGCCTTGCAAGTGTGGCTATCAG ATATGCGTCTGGTGCTGGCATCACATAATGGAGATGGCTGAGAAGGACGAGACAGAAGGGCGGTGTCCTGCATGCCGCAGTCCATATAACAAGGAAAAGATTGTTGGCATGGCAGCAAACTGTGAAAA GATAGCGGGCATGGAGAAAAAATCGACATCTCGAAAGGGTAAAAGTAAAACAGCTGATTTGCGAAAGCAACTTACCAGTGTGCGAGTCATTCAAAGGAATCTTGTCTACATTGTGGGGTTGCCTCTCAGTTTAGCTGACGAAGAT CTTCTACAGCGGAAAGAATATTTTGCTCAGTATGGAAAGGTTCAGAAGGTTTCCATGTCTCGGACAGCTGCTGGCGCCATTCAACAGTTTGCAAATAATACATGTAGTGT ATATATTACCTATTCAAATGAGGAGGAAGCGGTCCGTTGTATTCAGTCTGTACATGGATTTGTTTTGGACGGTAGACCTCTAAG GGCTTGCTTCGGAACCACAAAATACTGTCATGCTTGGCTGAGGAGTGTG CCCTGCACCAATCCTGATTGTTTATATTTGCACGAGATTGGATCACAAGAGGATAGCTTTACTAAAGACGAAGTAATATCGGCTTACACAAG GAGTAGAGTTCAACAAATTACTGGTGCCATTAATAGTATGCAACGGAGATCAGGGAGTGTTTTACCATCACCAGCAGACGATTACTGCAATAACAGCTCTGCTTCTGCAGGACAACCTATTAGTAAAACTGCTGCAAAT AATTCAGCAACCAATGCCAGAGTCTCTCCACCAAATAGCAGCTCTGGTAGATCAGCTGCTCTTCCGGCCGGCGCTTTATG GGGAACGCGTGCGTCAAATAACCAACTGCCGCCAGCCACTGCACCAAGTTCTAATGGACTGCCTCCTGCCAGCGCACCAAGTTCTAATGGGCCTCTTAAACAGAAGGCTGAGACCTGTAGCCCACTGACATTCTCTACAGCTGTTGCAAACACTAGTCAGGTTTTGTCATTGCCTACTGAATCAGGAAAGAAATTTATTCACAGCAAAGAAAGTGGCACTAGTCAAGAGAAAGGTAAAACAGAGATGTTAGAACCTGTTAAGCAGTCCGCAGGTGCAGATGATGGAACCTATAGTTCTGAAGAATCCACTATCGCCGTACGTACTGCTTCTTCATTCCTGAACAATCAGTTACATATCACCCCAGCTTtggaggaccaaggtaaacaaatCACACCATCCAGAGCTACAAATGCCTTTGATCTTCCTTTGATGTCTAATGGACCTGGTTTATCAGAAGATTCctgtgatgccagagatgttgaGATCAATATTGAATGCTCAGATTTGTCATCATTTAGCATTGATAGACAGCAAAAATCACATTATGAGAAATCAAGGGAACCTTCGCCGCCTCATATGAATGGGAAATCTATGACTTCTGCAGATGAAGTTTGTAACTCAAGAGAAACGTCTAATTTGAGACTGGAAACACAGGCTCAAGGAAGACTAGACACAACTCCTGAAATGGAGGATGATTTGCTATCTTTCAATGCACAGAGACATAGGGATCCGGAAGTAATTGTAGAGAAAAGCTACTCATCAAGTCCTTCCATCTCTTTACACTCTTCAGTGCAGCTTAAGGGTTATTCTCCACATCTTGCCAATGGTGTTGGACCTATTAAAGCCAACATGCAATCGTTTGACGAAAGAACTGATTCAGTATTACAGCCTTCTAGCATTGGAGAACTTCCTAATGGATACCCTGAAAATGCATTCAATATTGTGGGTAATTTGGGAAATTATCCACTGTCTAATGATGGTAAGGGGATGAATATGGATAGGtttgaagctgaagctgaagctgctAGTGTGGACCATAGTACTACTGTAGATAGGGGAGAGAACAGTATAAtatctaatattttgtctatggaTTTTGACCCATGGAATGAGTCGTTAACCTCTCAGAACTTGGCTAAGTTGTTGGGAGAGACTGATAACCAACAAGGGTCTCTTAGAGTATCAAACTCAAGAAAATTACAGAGCAGCAATCAATCAAGGTTCTCTTTTGCAAGGGAGGAGGAGCCAATGAATCCATTGACTCATCCTCAACCATCTTTAAGTTACACTGAGAGAAGTTATAGTCATCATCCTCTCGGTCAAGATTTTCCAAATAGTAGAAGCTATCAGCTTGATGGTTTTGGTACTCAGAATGGTTTCTCTCTATTTAATAATGAGGAACGTAATGGTTTTACCAACAATTATTCTCAACTCTCTTCTAACAAGCTGTCAG TGTCGAGATCTCAGATGACTGCGCCTCCAGGATTTGCAGCGCCAAACAGGGCCCCACCCCCAGGCTTTATTTCTCATGATAAAATGGAACAGAATTACGGTTCTCTCTCTG GTAATCACATTCTTGATACCACCTCCTTATTGCGCAATGAATATCAGGCTCCACCAATTGGAAATGTCAACAACGGGGACATTGAGTTTATGGATCCTGCAATATTGGCAGTTGGTAAAGGGAGGGTTCCGAATGGCCTTAGTGTCTCAAGTATAGACATGTCTTCAAGTTTTCCTCCACAGCTTAGTGCTTTCGAAAATGAAGCAAGACTTCAGTTGCTGATGCAAAGATCTCTCTCTCTGCATCAGAACCAGAGATTCAGTGATATGGGGGATAACTTTACTCCATTCAATGATGCTTATGGAATTTCTTCCAGGGTTGTGGAGCAAACTCTGGCCAAcaatctttcaccattttcacagCTCAATGTTACCCAGAGCAGGAACTCTGTCATGTCAAATGGCCAGTGGGATGGCTGGAATGGTGCCCAGAGTGCAAACGATTTGGGCATGGCTGAACTCCTCCGAAGTGAAAGGCTGGGTTATAACAAGTTCTTTAATGGATATGAGGAATCAAAGTTTCGCATGCCCAATTCAGGCGAACTGTATAACAGAACATTCGGGATATAA
- the LOC107819772 gene encoding uncharacterized protein LOC107819772 isoform X2: MSDQGERTCPLCAEEMDLTDQQLKPCKCGYQICVWCWHHIMEMAEKDETEGRCPACRSPYNKEKIVGMAANCEKIAGMEKKSTSRKGKSKTADLRKQLTSVRVIQRNLVYIVGLPLSLADEDLLQRKEYFAQYGKVQKVSMSRTAAGAIQQFANNTCSVYITYSNEEEAVRCIQSVHGFVLDGRPLRACFGTTKYCHAWLRSVPCTNPDCLYLHEIGSQEDSFTKDEVISAYTRVQQITGAINSMQRRSGSVLPSPADDYCNNSSASAGQPISKTAANNSATNARVSPPNSSSGRSAALPAGALWGTRASNNQLPPATAPSSNGLPPASAPSSNGPLKQKAETCSPLTFSTAVANTSQVLSLPTESGKKFIHSKESGTSQEKGKTEMLEPVKQSAGADDGTYSSEESTIAVRTASSFLNNQLHITPALEDQGKQITPSRATNAFDLPLMSNGPGLSEDSCDARDVEINIECSDLSSFSIDRQQKSHYEKSREPSPPHMNGKSMTSADEVCNSRETSNLRLETQAQGRLDTTPEMEDDLLSFNAQRHRDPEVIVEKSYSSSPSISLHSSVQLKGYSPHLANGVGPIKANMQSFDERTDSVLQPSSIGELPNGYPENAFNIVGNLGNYPLSNDGKGMNMDRFEAEAEAASVDHSTTVDRGENSIISNILSMDFDPWNESLTSQNLAKLLGETDNQQGSLRVSNSRKLQSSNQSRFSFAREEEPMNPLTHPQPSLSYTERSYSHHPLGQDFPNSRSYQLDGFGTQNGFSLFNNEERNGFTNNYSQLSSNKLSVSRSQMTAPPGFAAPNRAPPPGFISHDKMEQNYGSLSGNHILDTTSLLRNEYQAPPIGNVNNGDIEFMDPAILAVGKGRVPNGLSVSSIDMSSSFPPQLSAFENEARLQLLMQRSLSLHQNQRFSDMGDNFTPFNDAYGISSRVVEQTLANNLSPFSQLNVTQSRNSVMSNGQWDGWNGAQSANDLGMAELLRSERLGYNKFFNGYEESKFRMPNSGELYNRTFGI; encoded by the exons ATGAGTGACCAAGGAGAAAGAACCTGTCCTTTGTGTGCCGAGGAGATGGATTTGACAGATCAGCAGTTGAAGCCTTGCAAGTGTGGCTATCAG ATATGCGTCTGGTGCTGGCATCACATAATGGAGATGGCTGAGAAGGACGAGACAGAAGGGCGGTGTCCTGCATGCCGCAGTCCATATAACAAGGAAAAGATTGTTGGCATGGCAGCAAACTGTGAAAA GATAGCGGGCATGGAGAAAAAATCGACATCTCGAAAGGGTAAAAGTAAAACAGCTGATTTGCGAAAGCAACTTACCAGTGTGCGAGTCATTCAAAGGAATCTTGTCTACATTGTGGGGTTGCCTCTCAGTTTAGCTGACGAAGAT CTTCTACAGCGGAAAGAATATTTTGCTCAGTATGGAAAGGTTCAGAAGGTTTCCATGTCTCGGACAGCTGCTGGCGCCATTCAACAGTTTGCAAATAATACATGTAGTGT ATATATTACCTATTCAAATGAGGAGGAAGCGGTCCGTTGTATTCAGTCTGTACATGGATTTGTTTTGGACGGTAGACCTCTAAG GGCTTGCTTCGGAACCACAAAATACTGTCATGCTTGGCTGAGGAGTGTG CCCTGCACCAATCCTGATTGTTTATATTTGCACGAGATTGGATCACAAGAGGATAGCTTTACTAAAGACGAAGTAATATCGGCTTACACAAG AGTTCAACAAATTACTGGTGCCATTAATAGTATGCAACGGAGATCAGGGAGTGTTTTACCATCACCAGCAGACGATTACTGCAATAACAGCTCTGCTTCTGCAGGACAACCTATTAGTAAAACTGCTGCAAAT AATTCAGCAACCAATGCCAGAGTCTCTCCACCAAATAGCAGCTCTGGTAGATCAGCTGCTCTTCCGGCCGGCGCTTTATG GGGAACGCGTGCGTCAAATAACCAACTGCCGCCAGCCACTGCACCAAGTTCTAATGGACTGCCTCCTGCCAGCGCACCAAGTTCTAATGGGCCTCTTAAACAGAAGGCTGAGACCTGTAGCCCACTGACATTCTCTACAGCTGTTGCAAACACTAGTCAGGTTTTGTCATTGCCTACTGAATCAGGAAAGAAATTTATTCACAGCAAAGAAAGTGGCACTAGTCAAGAGAAAGGTAAAACAGAGATGTTAGAACCTGTTAAGCAGTCCGCAGGTGCAGATGATGGAACCTATAGTTCTGAAGAATCCACTATCGCCGTACGTACTGCTTCTTCATTCCTGAACAATCAGTTACATATCACCCCAGCTTtggaggaccaaggtaaacaaatCACACCATCCAGAGCTACAAATGCCTTTGATCTTCCTTTGATGTCTAATGGACCTGGTTTATCAGAAGATTCctgtgatgccagagatgttgaGATCAATATTGAATGCTCAGATTTGTCATCATTTAGCATTGATAGACAGCAAAAATCACATTATGAGAAATCAAGGGAACCTTCGCCGCCTCATATGAATGGGAAATCTATGACTTCTGCAGATGAAGTTTGTAACTCAAGAGAAACGTCTAATTTGAGACTGGAAACACAGGCTCAAGGAAGACTAGACACAACTCCTGAAATGGAGGATGATTTGCTATCTTTCAATGCACAGAGACATAGGGATCCGGAAGTAATTGTAGAGAAAAGCTACTCATCAAGTCCTTCCATCTCTTTACACTCTTCAGTGCAGCTTAAGGGTTATTCTCCACATCTTGCCAATGGTGTTGGACCTATTAAAGCCAACATGCAATCGTTTGACGAAAGAACTGATTCAGTATTACAGCCTTCTAGCATTGGAGAACTTCCTAATGGATACCCTGAAAATGCATTCAATATTGTGGGTAATTTGGGAAATTATCCACTGTCTAATGATGGTAAGGGGATGAATATGGATAGGtttgaagctgaagctgaagctgctAGTGTGGACCATAGTACTACTGTAGATAGGGGAGAGAACAGTATAAtatctaatattttgtctatggaTTTTGACCCATGGAATGAGTCGTTAACCTCTCAGAACTTGGCTAAGTTGTTGGGAGAGACTGATAACCAACAAGGGTCTCTTAGAGTATCAAACTCAAGAAAATTACAGAGCAGCAATCAATCAAGGTTCTCTTTTGCAAGGGAGGAGGAGCCAATGAATCCATTGACTCATCCTCAACCATCTTTAAGTTACACTGAGAGAAGTTATAGTCATCATCCTCTCGGTCAAGATTTTCCAAATAGTAGAAGCTATCAGCTTGATGGTTTTGGTACTCAGAATGGTTTCTCTCTATTTAATAATGAGGAACGTAATGGTTTTACCAACAATTATTCTCAACTCTCTTCTAACAAGCTGTCAG TGTCGAGATCTCAGATGACTGCGCCTCCAGGATTTGCAGCGCCAAACAGGGCCCCACCCCCAGGCTTTATTTCTCATGATAAAATGGAACAGAATTACGGTTCTCTCTCTG GTAATCACATTCTTGATACCACCTCCTTATTGCGCAATGAATATCAGGCTCCACCAATTGGAAATGTCAACAACGGGGACATTGAGTTTATGGATCCTGCAATATTGGCAGTTGGTAAAGGGAGGGTTCCGAATGGCCTTAGTGTCTCAAGTATAGACATGTCTTCAAGTTTTCCTCCACAGCTTAGTGCTTTCGAAAATGAAGCAAGACTTCAGTTGCTGATGCAAAGATCTCTCTCTCTGCATCAGAACCAGAGATTCAGTGATATGGGGGATAACTTTACTCCATTCAATGATGCTTATGGAATTTCTTCCAGGGTTGTGGAGCAAACTCTGGCCAAcaatctttcaccattttcacagCTCAATGTTACCCAGAGCAGGAACTCTGTCATGTCAAATGGCCAGTGGGATGGCTGGAATGGTGCCCAGAGTGCAAACGATTTGGGCATGGCTGAACTCCTCCGAAGTGAAAGGCTGGGTTATAACAAGTTCTTTAATGGATATGAGGAATCAAAGTTTCGCATGCCCAATTCAGGCGAACTGTATAACAGAACATTCGGGATATAA
- the LOC142172716 gene encoding uncharacterized protein LOC142172716: MVDPKKTEVVQQWPRPTSPTEIRNFLGLAGYYRRFVQDFSRIAAPLTKLTQKNAKFQWMEESNVVTDALSKKSMGSLAHIAPTKRLLAKDIQRLEDTGVRFCVKNSEALLACAQAKSSLVERIKTTQYEDERLCKYKNEALTGKSKDMIVESDGVLRMGDRLCVADVDGLRHAILKEAHNTKYTIHPGSTKMYHDLKQFYWREGQG; this comes from the exons atggtagatcctaagaagaccgAAGTTGTGCAGCAATGGCCCAGGCCTACTTCTCCtacagagattcgcaactttTTAGGCTTAGCAGGCTATTACAGGCGTTTTGTGCAGGATTTCTCCAGAATAGCAGCGCCACTGACCAAGCTAACACAGAAAAATGCAAAGTTTCAGTGGATGGAGGAAT ccaatgtggtgacTGATGCATTAAGCAAAAAATCTATGGGGAGTCTAGCACACATAGCTCCTACAAAGAGACTTTTGGCCAAAGATATTCAGAGACTAGAAGACACAGGTGTCAGATTTTGTGTCAAAAATTCAGAGGCATTGTTGGCTTGTGCTCAAGCTAAGTCTTCATTAGTTGAGCGCATTAAGACCACCCAATATGAGGATGAACGATTATGCAAATATAAAAATGAGGCCTTAACTGGTAAAAGCAAGGATATGATTGTTGAAAGTGATGGTGTTCTTCGAATGGGTGACAGGCTATGTGTAGCAGACGTAGATGGGTTGAGACATGCTATTCTTAAAGAAGCTCACAACACTAAATACACTATACATCCTGGATCCACAAAAATGTACCATGACCTGAAGCAATTTTATTGGCGGGAAg gtcaaggctGA